One part of the [Synechococcus] sp. NIES-970 genome encodes these proteins:
- a CDS encoding putative permease, YjgP/YjgQ family superfamily gives MAQLVGPFLFGLGIFTSLGLTIGVLFEVLRNVVANEITWAIAFQILALRLPEFLVLGLPMATLLGTLTAYSNLSSFSEIIALRSAGVSPLRLMLPGLILGLLITGFTFSLNDWIVPGTLRQATKITEIAKGEASSDYQEKNIIYPEYQRLQGDTGNREILKTLFYAENFDGKQMNNLTILDRATTDTQRIITALAAQWNPAQEGWQMREGSIYQIAANGSFSDIEKFETSFFKLSDAPLVLATQCQQPNEMTLPVIDLCLESLRLSRNERRIRTLQVKKQEKFSVPFVCIVFAMVGSAIGLRPQNSSRATSVGLSVAIVFAYYMISVISSSIGVWGTVTPFLGAWFPNILGLVAAGTIIWRTG, from the coding sequence ATGGCGCAACTCGTGGGGCCTTTCCTGTTTGGGTTAGGAATTTTCACGAGTCTCGGCCTCACCATTGGGGTTCTTTTTGAGGTACTACGAAACGTCGTTGCCAACGAAATCACCTGGGCGATCGCCTTCCAGATCTTAGCGCTTCGCTTACCCGAATTTCTGGTTTTAGGCTTACCCATGGCGACCCTTTTAGGGACCCTCACTGCCTACAGCAACCTTTCCTCTTTTAGTGAAATTATTGCCCTCCGGAGTGCCGGGGTCTCACCCCTGCGCCTGATGCTGCCTGGTCTGATTCTCGGTCTTTTGATTACAGGGTTCACCTTTAGCCTAAACGACTGGATTGTTCCTGGCACACTCAGACAAGCAACCAAGATCACCGAAATTGCGAAGGGGGAGGCAAGCAGTGACTACCAAGAGAAAAATATTATTTATCCTGAATATCAACGTCTCCAAGGTGACACCGGAAATCGAGAAATTTTGAAAACCCTTTTTTATGCCGAGAATTTTGACGGCAAACAAATGAACAACCTCACAATTCTCGATCGAGCTACCACAGACACCCAACGAATTATCACCGCCCTTGCTGCCCAGTGGAACCCAGCCCAAGAAGGGTGGCAAATGCGTGAGGGTAGTATCTATCAGATTGCCGCAAATGGCTCCTTTAGTGACATCGAAAAGTTCGAAACAAGTTTCTTTAAACTTTCTGATGCGCCCCTTGTGTTGGCGACCCAGTGTCAACAGCCCAATGAAATGACCCTACCTGTGATTGATCTGTGCCTCGAAAGCTTGCGATTAAGTCGCAACGAACGGCGTATCCGTACCCTCCAGGTGAAAAAACAAGAAAAATTCTCTGTGCCATTTGTCTGCATTGTCTTCGCGATGGTGGGTAGTGCCATTGGCCTCCGTCCCCAAAATTCTAGTCGAGCTACCAGCGTTGGCCTTTCTGTCGCCATTGTATTTGCCTATTACATGATTTCTGTAATTTCCAGTTCCATCGGGGTTTGGGGTACGGTTACGCCATTTTTAGGAGCTTGGTTTCCAAACATTCTGGGTTTGGTGGCGGCGGGAACCATTATTTGGCGTACGGGCTAA
- a CDS encoding hypothetical protein (conserved hypothetical protein), whose product MFDLFASLLIAQESAPLLVAQENRPTEQLLPHQAPRLGEDRQSPLERSPAPIITEYQEIRPLPGSLNQVPVFNSNSPEVIAQEGILLSTFPKSGKAQAIAHLDTPLEGRFDIFTHHISRPAGEPRTLYQGLLVNNPTGTTRTLRVLQGISYLNSQDAPFRELLPLVNDPHGHVFSGPGSRLVSDVLRGKNQTQFPSVLRIPPYSTVVLATLPIPASGARSTYLQVETDGNVYLANLAKYEVREEALVTRINERGAIVEGKTTRSRPPNLNEWRSLLTQGRLAAPRDIPPVPTRDPSRIVYGRVAGISEGNQWEATVTDPDADTLKIPAAGSAISFPISTTTTGTFGTDQIQSATMLTRYPDTALQGHGNYLVNYKLTFPLENPTDQTQRTALIFQTPIKDDLHNDRLTFFETPPDRIFYRGTVRITYPDEYRRETTRYIHLVQNRGQQAEPLAVIEIPAGTRRTAEIDFFYPPDATPPQVITVETFPTTE is encoded by the coding sequence ATGTTTGACCTGTTTGCTTCCTTGCTAATTGCCCAAGAGTCTGCCCCATTATTGGTGGCCCAGGAGAACAGGCCAACGGAACAATTACTCCCTCACCAAGCCCCGAGACTGGGGGAAGATCGTCAATCTCCCCTGGAGCGATCGCCCGCCCCAATCATCACGGAATATCAAGAAATTCGCCCGTTACCGGGAAGTTTGAACCAGGTGCCCGTCTTCAATAGCAATAGCCCCGAGGTCATCGCCCAGGAAGGGATTTTATTATCGACTTTCCCGAAATCAGGGAAAGCCCAGGCGATCGCTCACCTCGATACGCCCCTAGAAGGCCGCTTTGATATTTTTACCCACCATATTTCTCGACCCGCCGGAGAACCACGGACCCTTTATCAAGGCTTATTGGTTAATAATCCCACGGGTACGACTCGCACCTTGAGAGTCCTTCAGGGCATCAGTTATCTCAACAGTCAAGATGCACCGTTTCGGGAGTTGTTGCCCCTAGTCAATGACCCCCATGGCCATGTTTTTTCTGGCCCTGGTTCTCGCCTGGTCAGTGATGTCCTTCGAGGAAAAAATCAAACTCAATTCCCCTCAGTCCTGCGGATTCCTCCCTATAGCACCGTCGTCCTAGCGACATTGCCAATTCCGGCCAGTGGCGCCCGTTCTACCTACCTCCAGGTAGAGACCGATGGCAATGTTTATCTTGCAAATTTGGCGAAGTATGAAGTCCGCGAAGAAGCACTGGTTACCCGCATCAATGAGCGGGGCGCCATTGTTGAAGGAAAAACAACTCGCTCACGTCCCCCCAATCTCAATGAATGGCGATCGCTGCTGACCCAAGGACGACTGGCTGCCCCCCGTGATATCCCTCCAGTGCCAACCAGGGATCCCAGCCGTATTGTTTATGGCCGGGTTGCAGGTATTTCTGAGGGAAATCAATGGGAAGCGACGGTGACAGATCCCGATGCCGATACTTTAAAGATCCCCGCAGCAGGATCTGCTATCTCTTTTCCGATTAGCACCACCACCACAGGAACTTTTGGTACCGATCAAATTCAAAGTGCAACAATGCTGACCCGTTATCCAGACACAGCACTCCAAGGCCATGGCAACTATTTGGTGAACTACAAGCTGACTTTTCCTTTAGAAAATCCTACGGATCAAACCCAGCGTACAGCGTTGATTTTTCAGACGCCGATCAAGGATGATCTCCATAACGATCGCCTGACATTTTTTGAAACGCCCCCAGACCGGATCTTCTATCGGGGCACAGTGCGTATCACCTACCCGGATGAATACCGCCGTGAAACGACCCGTTACATTCACCTTGTGCAAAATCGAGGCCAGCAAGCAGAGCCATTAGCCGTTATCGAGATTCCCGCAGGGACGCGACGCACCGCAGAAATCGACTTTTTCTATCCCCCTGATGCAACCCCACCGCAGGTCATCACGGTGGAAACATTCCCGACCACAGAATAA
- a CDS encoding hypothetical protein (conserved hypothetical protein) — MLFEPYFWLHIAGLALLPLVWALLAIALAVGIPFPVANLELGLIILLGGMPVWILQILRPWQPFGLAFLQIPPEQLDERQRQILRLVQGTRQPVFNVLGAIAMVILLWQVAHYAPLAIGVAAMLPQWHILGFGAAIVLFFFSNVLFQIPLTLLPALLISEKTVQEIDPHPTVSVRRDFACWGFPLGQLFPPRRLP; from the coding sequence ATGTTGTTTGAACCTTACTTTTGGTTACATATCGCGGGACTGGCACTCCTCCCTTTGGTTTGGGCTCTTTTGGCGATCGCCCTGGCCGTTGGCATTCCCTTTCCCGTTGCAAACCTAGAGTTGGGCCTAATCATTCTTTTGGGGGGGATGCCAGTGTGGATCCTGCAAATTTTACGGCCCTGGCAACCCTTTGGTCTGGCATTTTTGCAAATTCCCCCAGAGCAGCTTGATGAGCGGCAGCGACAAATCCTCCGCCTCGTCCAGGGGACAAGGCAGCCTGTCTTTAATGTGCTTGGGGCGATCGCCATGGTCATTTTGCTGTGGCAAGTGGCTCACTACGCCCCCTTGGCGATTGGTGTAGCGGCGATGCTTCCCCAGTGGCACATCCTGGGTTTTGGGGCGGCAATTGTGCTGTTTTTCTTTAGCAATGTACTATTTCAAATTCCCCTCACTCTTTTACCTGCATTGCTGATTTCTGAAAAAACAGTCCAAGAAATTGACCCCCATCCAACCGTGAGTGTCCGCCGGGATTTTGCCTGTTGGGGTTTCCCCCTAGGACAGTTGTTTCCGCCCCGACGCTTGCCTTGA